The DNA sequence TGACGACGACGTCGCCCGGCGTCTCGTCCCCCCGGTTGCTGATCTTCAGGTGGACGACCTTCTTCTCGACCCCCAGCGCGATTCGTGTCCCGGACGCGTCCACCGCGAGGTCCGGACCCCTCGCCGCCGCCTCGGCGGCACCGGCGGGAGCAGCCACTCCGACGAGGAGGAACAGCGCGGCGATGACAGTGCGCGACAGCCGCCGACGACCAGAGTTCATGGCACAACCCCTTCGGGACGTGCGGACAGTGTGGCTGAGAACACTATCGGCAGTCGGCTCCCGTCAGTGCCCCTCGCGAGGCCGGCCCGGTGGCTCAGTCCGGGCGATCCGTGCCGGCCGCGGGCGCGCCCGGGCCGGGCCGGGTGGCCACCTGATCGGGGCGGAGTTCGGCGTGGCAGGCGCCGCAGCGATAGGCGGCCCGGACCGGGCCTCCGCAGCCGTCGTGCACCAGCAGCCGCGGCGGGCCGGCCGGCTCGGGATAGTGGCGGTCGCCCCACCACATGAGCTGGGCGACGACCGGGGTCAGCTCCCGACCCTTGGCGGTCAGGTGGTATTCGAAACGCTCGGGTCGCTGCTGGTAGGCGCGGCGTTCCAGGACGCCCTCGGCAACGAGGTGGCGGAGCCGCTGGGTGAGCACGGTCCGGGTGACCCCGAGGCTGTCGACGAGTTCGTCGAAGCGGCGCCGGCCGACCAGGACGTCCCTGAGGATGAGCATGGTCCAACGCTCGCCGATCACCTCAAGGCTGCGGGCGAGCGAGCAGGTCTGATGCGCGTAGTCCTGTCCCAGCATGAGATCGACGACCCTACACCCAGTGAGTTGCGTGAAGCGACTTATCGATCCTACGGTGAGTCGCGTGATGCTACTCGCTCGGTGCCCGGCATCCGGCGAGCCACTTCTGCCGGAAGGGCAACCGTCGCCATGACCACCTCCGAGACCCACCCCGCCCCTGCCGCCCGCGGACGCGCCCACCAGCGGTTCCTCGAACGGTACGGTCCCACCGCCCTGGTCACCGGCGCCTCCTCCGGCATCGGCCGGGAGATCGCCCACCGCCTCGCCGAACGCGGCTTCGATCTGGTGCTGGTGGCCCGCCGCGAGTCCGAGCTGCGTGAGCTGGCCGCCGACCTCACCGCCCGGCACGACACCGACGCGCACGTGCTGCCGTTCGATCTGGCCCGGCCGGAGAGCCTCGACGCGCTCGCCGCCGCGACCGTCGGCGCCGACATCGGCCTGTGCGTCGCCGCCGCCGGGTTCGGCACCTCCGGCCCGCTCGTCGCGTCCGACCTGCCCCGCGAACTGGAGATGATCCAGGTCAACTGCGCGGCGACGCTGGCCCTGAGCTGGCTGTTCGGACGGCGCTTCGCCGATCGGGGCCGAGGTGGGATCATCCTGCTCAGCTCCATCGTCAGCTTCCAGGGCGCGCCCAACGCGGCGAACTACGCCGCCACCAAGGCCTACGTCCAGACCCTCGCGGAAGGGCTGCACGCCGAACTCAAACCCCGTGGGGTCGACGTGCTCGCCTCCGCGCCGGGCCCGGTCGCCAGCGGCTTCGCCGACACCGCCGGCATGCGGATGGGCAGGACCCTGACCCCCGAGGACGTCGCGCAGCGGTCACTCGACGCGCTCGGCCACCGGCCCACCGCCTTTCCCGGCCTGCTCTCCCGCGTCCTCAAGGACAGCCTCGCCCCGCTGCCGCGCCGAGCCCGGGTACGCATCATGGGTGGCGTCATGGCCGGCATGACCCGGCACCGCCGCTGACGTCGCGCAGGCCGGCAGCACCTGGCCTCCGCTCGACTGCGGCCCGGGCACGACGGCGCCGCGGAGATTCCGATCCCCGGGATCGTGTGTACCATCTGGTACATGCACTACTCGGAGACGATCGTCACCACGGCGGGAACCGCCGCCGCCTGGGCCGTGGTGGCGGACGTGACGGACTGGCCCCGGTGGACGGCCTCCATGTCGGAGGTCGCGCCGCTCGACCAGCCGACCCTGGCCCCGGGCGGCCGGTTCCGCGTCCGCCAACCCGGCCTGCCCACGACCGTGTGGCGGGTCCAGGACCTGCAACCGGGCGCGTCGTTCGCCTGGGAGACGCACGCGCCGGGGGTGCGCACCTTCGCCTACCACCGGGTGGAGGCCCAGCCCGACGGGACGACCCGGATCAGCATCGGCATCGAGCAGAGCGGGGCACTCGCCTGGCTGGTCACGCTGCTGACCGCGTCACGGACGCGACGGTACCTACGGATGGAGGCGGCGGCGCTCAAAGCGGCAGCGGAGTCAGGGACCGTCCCGCCGCCGGCTCCAGCCGACGGGACGGCCACCGAGGACACGACGACCGACGGGGTGCGCCGCACCGGTGGTCAATGACGCCCGGGAGGCGCTGCTCGACCGCTGCGTCGGCCTCCTCAAGGACGGCGGGTTCAGCCAGCTCAGCCTCCGCGACATCGCGTCCGGCGTGGGCAGCAGCCATCGCATGCTGATCTATCACTTCGGCAGCCGGGAGGGCCTGCTCACCGAGGTCGTCCGACGGGTCGAGGCCGAGCAGCGCGCGGCGCTCGCGGCCCTCGCCGCGGAGCTCGACGACCCGGTCGAGACGAGTCGCCGTTTCTGGCAGCGGCTGGCCGATCCGGCCCTGGCGCCGGCGGAGCGGCTGTTCTTCGAGATCTACGCGCACGCGCTGTTCGAGAAGTCGTGGACCGAGCCCTTCCGCGCCTCGGTGATCGCCGCCTGGGCGGGCCCCGTCGAGGAGTTGTTCGTCCACTTCGGCTGGGCCGCCCCGGAGGCCAGGCGGCGGGCCCGGTTGAGTCTCGCCGCGACCCGTGGCCTGTTGCTGGACCTGCTGATCACCGGTGACCGAGGCGTCCTGGACGATGCCGCCGAGTTGTTCGCCCAGCTCGTCACGGCACGACCACCGACAGCGGCGTGAGCACGGCCGGGGCCGCCGGACCCGGCCGCCGGGAGTCCCCGACCCGCACCCCGTTCCGTCGGACGTCACCGGCTGCACCGGGGTTGATCGCCGGCCAAGCTGGACCGTCAGACGGGGGCCGCACCCCTCCGTGCGGCGCCGGAACTGCCACCCGGGAGAACGGGTCGACGTCGGTGCACCGCCGACACCGGTTGAACTGAGCCGCGATCCTGCTGCCTCGCGGACAGCCGCTCAACCCACCCCGAGCATCGCGACGAACTGAGCGACCGTGGTCGGGGCGCGAGGGTCGCGGGCAATCTCGGCGAGAATGTCCCGGGCGACAGGCCGGTACATGATCTCGGCGGGCGCGGTGCGCTCGGCCTCGGTCACCATGCGAGCCGCGTTGCCGGCATCCCCGGCGTGCAGGTAGGCGCGGGCGACGTCGAGCAGGTGCGCGGCGCGGTGCTCTGCGGGCAGCCACCGCCAGCCGGACCGCGCGATGGCCCTCTCGTGCCGGACGACCGCCGCGTGAGCATCGCCGGCTTCGACGGCTGCGGCGACACGGGCCAGGTCGACGGCGGTGGGCCCGAACCCGGTGCGGTGATGGTCGTACCCGTCACCGACCCGCTCCGCCATGCCGGCGGCCTCGTCGAACAGCTCGCCGGCGGCGGCCTCGTGCCCGTCCTGCGCCGCCGCCAGACCGGCCTGGACGAGCAGGGCCCCGCACAGGGACAGCTCCGCCGGCGTGCCGTGCTCGACCACGGGCGGAGCGATCCGGTACGCGGCGGCGAGCAGTGCCGACTTCGCCTCCCGCGCCCGCCCGAGCGCGCGCAACACCTGACCGAGCTGCACGGCCGCGGCGGCCACCAGCTCCCGGTCGCCGGTGGCGGCGAGCATCGCCCGATCGACGGCCAACCACGCCAGCTCGGCGTCACCGAGCTTGACCAACACAGAAGCAGTGATCCGGTACGCCTCGACCAACGGCACCCGACCCGCCACCGGAGCCTCGGCGTGGGTGCGCTGGGCATGGGTGAGCAGGTCCGGCACGAGGTCGACCACCTGCGGGTAGCGGGCGTACTGGAAAGTCGTCCACGCGTACCCCACGTCCCGCAGCATCCGGTCCACCGGCACCACCGGGCGGTCCACCCGCTTGCCCAACGGGATGTCGTAGCGGGACAACGCCGCCCTGATCCGATCGACGCCGTCGCCGCGATTCATCGGCTTGACCACCTCGACGTCGAGGCCGACCAGAGCGGCGGCGTCGATGCGCAGCACGCGGGCGATCTCCTGAAGTGTGGACAGCTTGTCCAGCCGCCGGACGCCGCGTTCGACCTTGTCGACCCAGCTCTTCGACTTGCCGAGGCGGTCGGCGAACACCTGCTGCGACAGCTTCCGCCGACCCCGCCAGTACGCCACCCGCCGCCCCACCGGCAGCAACTCACCGCTGCCCACGACGCCACCGCCGATCCGGCAGCGCCCGGGTGGTTTCCTCCACCGGAATGCGATCCGCCTCCGCCTCGGCCAGAAGCCGCCGCTTCGCCGCCTCCCGCTCGGCCGCCTGGATCTGCTCACCCCGGCTCACCGCCGGCTCGTCGCCCTTACCCGACATTCCCCACCTCCGCCGCACCAGGTGACGGAAAAGCTACGGAAGGCTACGCGCCGGAAGGGTAGGGTTCGTACCCCTGGATCACGAGACGAGGCCGACCTTCATCGCCAGGTCGTGCGCCTCCTCCCGGGTGGAACGTGGGCCGTCGAGCAGATCCAGCGTGATCTGGCGGGCGTACCCGTTGAAGCGGATCGTCTCCGGTGCCGACTGGTACGCCTGCCCGAGGAAAGCCACTGCCGCTTCCGTGTCGTTCTTGCCGTAGTGCGCCCGCGCGACCTCGATGAGGTGACGCGCCCGGCGCGGCCTCGACGGAATCGCCGCCGCGTCGTGGCGACGCGCCTGCCGCACCGCCTCACCGGACTTCTGCAACTCCACCGACACCGTGACCGCGTGAGCCCCCATGACAACCCGCGAGAACGACGTCTGCGGCTGGTAGAAGTCCGCCGGAAGTCGATGGGCCACCCGGTCGGCGCGGTCCCAGAACCGCCAGGCCCGGCCCTCCTCGCCAGCGCGGGCGGCGGTATAGGCGGCCTCGAAGTTGACCGCACCCCACAACGCCAACAGATTGGGGTTCGCATCGTCCGTGTACGGCTCCAGAGCCGACAGAACGTCCAGGGTGACCACCATGGCGGTGTCCCAATCCCCCGCGTCCCGGTGCACCTGGCACAGGAACCACCCCGCGCACGCCACCGCCTCCGGATCACCGGACTCCTGCGCCGCCACCATCGCCCGGTCGGCGACCCGCCACAGCAACTCGGCGGCGGGTTGGTAGGCGAGGAACATCTGTGCCAGCCCGAGCGTCTCCGCCAACAGGGCCTGCGCCTGTCGACGCTCGCCGCCCTCGTACACGATCGCGGCACGTTGCACGTCCCGCAGCAGCCCCGGCAGCACACCGCCCAGCACCGTCCGATGATCCGACGCCTGATGACGTGCCCGCCACGCTGCGTCGAGACGCGCCCTGAGGCCGGACAAGGATTCGGGAGGCACATCGGCGGAGATCGAGAAGCGATTCACCGCATCCCGCACCGACGCCAGCGCCGGATGCTCCGGCCCGTTCACCACGGCCGACCGGTCGCTCAACTCCCCGACCAGGGCAGACACGTCGACCTTGAGAGCACGCGCCATGCGGTCCAACATGTGCACCCGCGGCGGCAGGATCCGATCCGTCTCCACCGCCTTGACCCACTCGGCGCTGCGACCCACCAGGCCACCGAGCACCGCCCGCGTCTTCCCGGACCGCTCCCGGTAGACCTTCAGCCGCTGCCCGAACGTCAACTCCGGCAAGGAATCCATCCCGGACCTCCTCGTAGCGCGGAATGCACCACCGACCCACCGACCCACCGGCCGTCGTCACGCCTACGCTACCGAGCCTCCGCCCGCCCTCCTAGCCCTCACACGCCAGTGCTGAAGTGCTGCGATGGCCAGAGTCCTCCGCCGTAGCCCCGATCTGGGCCTACGCATCCCCCACGCGGGGCCAGATGCTCGTCGAATGCAGGAAAACGACCAACCACCCCGAGGCCCACTGAACTGCGCCGCTCGAAGTTGTCGGACCCCGCTGGTAGAACCACCGCAATCCAGGATGATCTGTTGGAGGTGATCATCCCCTAACTCAAGGGAGAAGAGCCTGGATCCGAAGGCGCTGGTCATCAGTCTCGCCGCTGGCGGCGTGGCCACGTGGGCCACCGGCAAGATCGTGAAGGAGCTGAAGGTCCCTGCCTACGCAGCACCGCTCGTGGGCACCGCCGTCACCATGGCCGTCAACAAGGTCGCCAAACGGCTGTTCTGACGGCTGGCGCCGCCGCCGGGATGTCAGGTTGGACCAGTTGACGCACTGCCTGCGACCGTTTCGGGTCTGCTGCTGTCAGGCTGAGATGGACCCGGCCGGCACCGCGCTCCACTCCCGGATCCGGTAGGTGTCAGACGATCTGACGGGCACCCGGCCGGGCCGGGGCCGCCGAGGGCGACCCCGGCCGCGACTCAGCTCCCGCAGATGCCGTATCCGTTGAGGCTCCACGAGCCGGCGAAGCCGTCGGCGTCCTCGTCCGCCCGCACCCGCACGGTGTTCCCTCCGGTGATGTTGATCGCGCTCGACAGCACCTGACCGTTGCCGGCGATGATGTCCGCGCCCGCGCTGTAGAGGCCCTTGCCGGCCGGGCACGCCTTGAGGTGGGTGTCGGACGGGTCGCTCGCGCTCGTCCCTGTCACCGCGACCCGCTCCAGCCCGGCGGGCGCGTTGGCGCAGACCGCGATCGAGGTGGCGCTCCAGCCGGCCGGCGAGGTGCCCTGCACCGCGACCGCCCGGACCGTCACCGACGTCAGGTCAAACGACGGCACCACCCGGCGACCGGTACGACGAGGCGGAAGTGCTGGACAACCTGGGCGACAGCCTGCGCGCCGCCGGTGACCTCGACGCCGCGCGCCGGGCATGGCGGGAGGCGCTGGTGATCTTCGACGAGCTGCGCCATCCGGACGCCGACCGCCCCCGGGCCAAGCTGGCCGCCCCGGCGGCGGCGCGCGGCGGCGCGCTTCCGGCACCACGGTAACTGGTGCACCGCGACAGTGGTACGGGTCGGGCCGGTCGCGTCCGACCGGCTGACCGAGCAGTTCCGTCGGACCGTCGTGCCATGCTGCCGCTCACCCCAGGGCGAGGAGCGGAGCGGATGGCCACGGTGATCGTGCGGGACGAGACAGCGACGGGCAGGGCGATCGACCAGTGGCCGTTGACCGGCCTGCCGGAGCGCATCTCCGCGCGGGAGATGGTCCGGTTGCGTGTCCGCGAGGAGGTCGCGCGGTTCAACGCCGACCAGGCCGAGATCTTCCGCGGTCTGGTGCGACCGACCGACGCGGAGGCGACGTTGAACGGCTACCGCGTCGGTCGGGGCCGGCGGCTTGACTGGGAGCGTCAGGCGGACGCGGCCTGTGCCGCCTTCGCCCGCAACGGCTTCGTGCTGCTGGTCGGTGACCGGCAGGTCGAGGACCTGGACGAGGAGATCGACCTGCTCGCGGATCCCGAGGTGGCCTTCGTGCGACTCGTTCCCCTGGTGGGGGGCTGACGTGGGTGACTGGGCGCGGCTGCTTCCCGCGCTGGGCGCGGCGGACCGCCGGCGGGTGGAAACCGGTCTGGTCGACGCGGATGCCCGGATTCGGGCGGTGATCGGGAGAACGACCACCTACTACTGGGGCGCGTCGGTGACCCGCACGCCGGAGTGGGCCGGCACCGGGTCGTGGTCGGCCGAGTGTCGCCGCCGCGCCGCACTGGCCATGCACCTGGAGGCGGCGACCAGCCCGCGCCCGACCGCGCTGAACGACGTCCTGCGAAATCTCGCGGACGGCGGGCTCGACTGGACCCGGGCGGATCTTCTCTGGTGCCTGGAGGTGGCCGGGCGGGGGCACGGCTACGAAGACGGCGCCCACCTGGAGTTGCCGGCGACGATCGCCACGCACCTGGCTCCCGCCGACCTGGCCGGTCTGGCGCCGGCACTGTCGGCTCTGTTCGCCGAACTCACCGCGCACCACGTCCCGTCGGCCGGCCCTCGGCGCCGGGTCGTCACGCTGATCGGGGAGGCGCTCGACCGCGCCACGGGTCGTCGCGTGCCGTCCTGGTTGCTGCACCACGGGGACGAGTTCGGTCCGCTCGTCCGCGCCGGCCTGGGTGACGTCCTCGCCGCGCCGGGTGTGCCCGAGTTGCTGACGCACTGCGCCTCGCTCGACAAGCCGGCGGCGTCGGCGCGGTGGCTGCGCGTCCTCGACGGGCACCTCACGAGCGCCACCGACGGGAGGACGGCGGTCCGCGCGGTGCTGGAGGCGTTCGTCGGGCACCGGCGGTCCGTGCACGACGACACGGACCGTCTCCTCCGTGGCCTGGCATGGGCGCTGTCCCGGGAGTCGGGCGAGGCGGCGACCGACCTGCTGGCCGGGGTCACCGCCGTCGCCTCGGCCGCGCCCCGCCAGGCGTCCGGCTTCCCGCACGCCCAACGCACCGCGATCGCGGCCGTGCGACTGCTCGCGGAGCGCGACGGTGAGACGCCGGTGCGGACCCTGGCGCGGCTCGCGGTGACGGTGAAGAACAAGGCGGTACGCAGTCGGGTGCAGACCGCGTTGGCGCACCTCGGCGCCCTGCGGGGATGGTCGCTGAGCGAGGTGATGGAACTCGCCGTCGACGACCACGGGCTCGACTCCGACGGCTGCCGGCGGACCCCGGTCGGCCCGTACGAGGCGACGGTGCGGGTCGAGGGCGAGAAGGCGCGCCTGACCTTCGCGCGCGGCGGCACCGCGCTCAAGGGCGTCCCGGCGGCGGTCAAGGAGACGCACGCCGACGAGCTGAGGCAGCTACGTGACCTGGTGAAGAGCGTCAACGCGACGCTGGTCTCCGAGCGCCAGCGGGTGGAGGCGCTGCTGTCCGAGGAGCGCACCTGGGCGTACCCGGACTGGGTGTCCCGCTTCCTGGACCACCCGGTCACCGGGACGTACGGGCGGCGGCTGCTCTGGGAGACCAGCGCCGACGGGCGCGAATGGTCGGCGGGTCTGCCCCGCGAGGACGGCGACGGATGGACGATCGCCGGTCTCGACGGACGGCCGGCGCGCGGTGACCGGGTCCGGCTGTGGCACCCCGTCCGCGCTCGCGTGGACGAGACTCTCGCCTGGCGTGAGCGCGTGCTCGCCACCGGCCTGACGCAACCGTTCAAGCAGGCGTTCCGCGAGGTCTACCTGCTCACGCCCGCCGAGGAGCGGACGAGCACCTACTCCAACCGGTTCGCCGCGCACATCCTGCGCTACCGCCAGGCCAACGCGCTCATGCGCGCCCGGGGCTGGCAGGCCGGCTACCTCGGCACGTGGGACGGCGGCTACGACAGCGAGGCCACGAAACTCTTCGGCGGTGGCGCGTGGCGGGCGTCCTTCCACCACCAACTGGTCGACGCCGACGACCCGGGCGACTACGACGTCCACTACTGCTCCACCGACCAGGTGCGCTTCGCCCGGCAGGACGGCGCGACCTGGCGGCCCGCACCGGTCGCGGACGTACCGCCGCTGGTGTTCACCGAGGCGATGCGGGACGTGGACCTCTTCGTCGGCGTCACCTCGATCGCCACCGACCCACAGTGGGCCGACCGCGGCGAGGACCGGTTCCGGGACTACTGGCACCGCACCGTCGTCGGGCCGCTGACCCCGTCGGCGCAGGTACGCCGCGACGCCCTGGCCCGGCTGCTTCCCCGCATGGCCATCGCCGGCCGGGTCACCGTCGCGGACCGGTACCTGCACGTCCGCGGAAACCTGCGCGGCTACCGGATCCACCTCGGCTCGGGCAACATCATGATGGAGCCCAACGACGCCTATCTGTGCATCGTCCCCGCACGTGGGGGCACCGGGCGGCTGCACCTGCCGTTCGAGGACGACCCGATGCTGTCGACGATCCTGTCGAAGGCGATCATGCTGGCCGCCGACGACAGGATCACCGACCCCACCGTGCTGCGGCAGCTCGCCTCATGACCGACTGGGCGCGCCTGGACGTCAGCTACTGCCAGTACGAGGTGACCACGGTGCCGGGCGCCGTCGGCCTGGGGATCCACACTGTCGGTGACACCCTCGTGCAGGTGGGCGGGCCGAGTCAGGTCACCGGCTTCTGCGGTGTCCACACGGGTTGGATCGAGGCACGCCTACGGGTGTTGTCCGGGCCGCCGACGGACGTGCCCGCCGGTTGGGACGCGATCAGCGAGGCGACCCTGTGGAGCCCCAGCGGTCGGGTGTCGGTCATCGGCCTGATGGGCGGCGTCGCCGAACCCCTCGTCGACGTCGCCGTCCCGCGCGGGCTGATCCGGGTACGGGTGCACGCCCGCCACCGTCTGGGCGAGACGGTGCGCACCGACGACGACCCGCCCGAGCAGCACGAGTTGCACCTCTGGGCGGTGCGCGAGGAGACGCCGTGGCGCACCGTGCTGGCCGACCGTGAGGTGCGCGGCTGGGAGCAGAAGCCGGCGAAGGCCGCCGAGTGGGCGATGCTGTCCCTGGTGCCGCGCCCGTCCACCCGGCCGGCGTTCCTGCCGCCGCTGCCACCCGACCCGTACGAGGACGACACCGGCCTCGCCCGGGTGACCGTGGTCCGCCACCGGCCGGCACCGGTCGACCTGCCGGTGGGCGTGCTGCCCGTCGGTGACCTCCAGGTGCGCCTTGAGCGGGTCGACGCGGAAACCCTCCGGTGGTCGTGGGCGACCGCCGACGCACCGATCTTCCCCGAACCGCTGACCACCCTGCCGGACGACGAGCCCACCACGGTACGGCTGACGACCGGCCCGGACGGCGTCACGCTGCGGCACGAGGGCGTGCGGGGCCGGCACGCCGTCGCCCTCGGCCTGATCTGGGACCACCTGCTCGACGGCACCGGGGCGTACCCGTGGGTCGAGACCCTGCGGGGGCAGGCCGCCGCCGCGACCGCGCGGGTCGAGGAGTACCGCCGGCTGCGAGCCGAACAGGAAAAGAAGCGGTGGGGAGGTCCTCCGCCGTCGGATCGTGTCCGCGAACTTCGCGGTCAGGCACAGCCCCTGGCGCGCCTCGACCGCCGGTTGCTCGACCGCATCGACGCGCTGCCCGCCGACCGCCAGCGGGAGGTGGCCTGCTGGGCGGCCCGCCGCGCGATGCGGGTAGCCGGGCTGGAACAGCTCAGCTGGATCGCCGAGGCTCTCGCCGCCGCCGAGGACGGCCGTCCACTGCCCCACGCCTTCACCGGGCAGGGTGGCACCGCCGCGTACCACCGCCTGCTGTCCGACCCCGAGGTGCCCCGCACCACCATCCCGCTCCGGCCGGACCCGAAGGCGTTCGGCGCGCAGGGTGTCACCGAGATGCTCCAGCAAGCTGCCGCGTTCCCCGCCCTGACCGCGCTGGTCAACGACGATCCGTTGGCCGCCGCGATCGACGCTGTTCACGACGCGGCGATCGCCCACGGCGACGACCGTGACCGCTTCCTCGCCGAGGCCCATGCCGCTCTGCCCGGGAACTGCTCACTCTTATGATCACGGCCATGTCGAGCGCGTTCACCGCCTTGTGGACCCAAGACGTCTGCCGGGAGCTACGCCGGCACCGGGTCGGCGAGCGGCCTCCGGTGGCGTTCAGCGGGGGGCACCAGTCGCTGCCCAGCTGGACCAGCGTCGGGGTCGGCGACGACGTCTTCGCGCTGCACGTCAACCGGTGCGTGGTCTACCTGGTGAGCCGCCTGCGCGTTGTCGACAAGCAGCGGCGCGACTGTTGCGGCGCCGCTCCCGCAACGTGGCGTGACCCGTCCTGTCCGGGTCACGAAGCCTGGGCGATGCTCGGCGCCGATGGATGTGGGGCGAGCCCGGTGCACGTCGACGCGACACCGGTCCGTTTCGACGTCGCCGTTCCCGGCGACCTGCTCGGCGCGCTGACCTGGCGCAACCGGCGCGGAGAACCGCGCACCCTGAAGTACGTCGTCAACGGCCGTCTGGAACGCTCCGTCAGCCTCCAGGGCGTCTACCGCCTGACCGACGAATCCGCCGCCCTGTTGGGTGCCCTGCTCGACGGGTCGCCGACGCCGGGCCCGATCCGTAGCTGAATGTCCGTGAGTTCGGCACCGGTGCCTCGCCCGTGGACGACCTGGTCGCCAGGTCCGCGACCACTACGAGAGCACCACCGGGGGAAACCACGCGGCCGATGATGGACTTCGACGAGCGTGACCTCGTCGACTGGGCGACGCGTCGCCGTGTGCGCCCTAGCTCCAGGCCAGCAGCGTGCCGACCTCGGTGTTACCGACGCGTGGCGACAGCCTTCCGTCCGGTCGGGCGGATGATCCACGCGTCGGGTCAGTCGTCCCACCTGCCATTGCACAAACGCGTCGATGCTGCCCGTCGACGCCATGGCGGCGGCGATGTCGCAAGGGCTGTCAGCCGGCGGTGCGGTCGAGCAGTTGCAGCAGATCGTGCGCGGCCAGCTCGACGTCCTTGTGGTGCCACTCCGAGGCGCGGTAGACGCAGGCGATGAGCCCGGAGCGGTGAACGCGGCGGAAGTCGCCGTACGCGAAGGCGTAGCGCCCCTTCGTCTCCTCGCTCGCCCCGTCCGTGCAGGCGAGGAACCAGTCGCCGTACTCGGCCCACGAGTGCGCGTCGAGGTAGGCGTTCTCGTCGGCGGCCCGGGGCTGCGCCTCACCCCAGTCGCTGTCGAGAACATACTGTCGGGCTTCGATGAGCCGCCGAGCGCGGGCGACGGCCGCGCTGTTCACCGAGTACGAGGCCATGACCGTCAGGATTCCCCGGAATGCGATCTGCTACGCCTCACGAACCCCGCGCGCTCAAAAACCCGCGGTGTCCGGCAGGGCTGGAACACCTGTTGCCGAGGCCCGTCGGACGCGCTGGCCGAGAGTGCTGCGTGACGTCGGCGCCGTCCCGCTCTGGATCGTGCTGCTGCTCGTGGTCGATGTTGCCGGAGCCGCTGTCCCCGATCCCGCACCCCCGGGCCTGCTCCCAGCGTCACACCCGGGCCTGGGCGAGGTCGCCGCCGGCGGTGGCTCGAATGGTCCGGGGCCAGGTCCATGCGGCGCGCAGGATGAAGGCCAGGAGCAGCACCTCGAGTCCGATGG is a window from the Micromonospora sp. DSM 45708 genome containing:
- a CDS encoding SRPBCC family protein, producing MHYSETIVTTAGTAAAWAVVADVTDWPRWTASMSEVAPLDQPTLAPGGRFRVRQPGLPTTVWRVQDLQPGASFAWETHAPGVRTFAYHRVEAQPDGTTRISIGIEQSGALAWLVTLLTASRTRRYLRMEAAALKAAAESGTVPPPAPADGTATEDTTTDGVRRTGGQ
- a CDS encoding winged helix-turn-helix transcriptional regulator → MLGQDYAHQTCSLARSLEVIGERWTMLILRDVLVGRRRFDELVDSLGVTRTVLTQRLRHLVAEGVLERRAYQQRPERFEYHLTAKGRELTPVVAQLMWWGDRHYPEPAGPPRLLVHDGCGGPVRAAYRCGACHAELRPDQVATRPGPGAPAAGTDRPD
- a CDS encoding SDR family NAD(P)-dependent oxidoreductase, with protein sequence MTTSETHPAPAARGRAHQRFLERYGPTALVTGASSGIGREIAHRLAERGFDLVLVARRESELRELAADLTARHDTDAHVLPFDLARPESLDALAAATVGADIGLCVAAAGFGTSGPLVASDLPRELEMIQVNCAATLALSWLFGRRFADRGRGGIILLSSIVSFQGAPNAANYAATKAYVQTLAEGLHAELKPRGVDVLASAPGPVASGFADTAGMRMGRTLTPEDVAQRSLDALGHRPTAFPGLLSRVLKDSLAPLPRRARVRIMGGVMAGMTRHRR
- a CDS encoding DUF4132 domain-containing protein → MGDWARLLPALGAADRRRVETGLVDADARIRAVIGRTTTYYWGASVTRTPEWAGTGSWSAECRRRAALAMHLEAATSPRPTALNDVLRNLADGGLDWTRADLLWCLEVAGRGHGYEDGAHLELPATIATHLAPADLAGLAPALSALFAELTAHHVPSAGPRRRVVTLIGEALDRATGRRVPSWLLHHGDEFGPLVRAGLGDVLAAPGVPELLTHCASLDKPAASARWLRVLDGHLTSATDGRTAVRAVLEAFVGHRRSVHDDTDRLLRGLAWALSRESGEAATDLLAGVTAVASAAPRQASGFPHAQRTAIAAVRLLAERDGETPVRTLARLAVTVKNKAVRSRVQTALAHLGALRGWSLSEVMELAVDDHGLDSDGCRRTPVGPYEATVRVEGEKARLTFARGGTALKGVPAAVKETHADELRQLRDLVKSVNATLVSERQRVEALLSEERTWAYPDWVSRFLDHPVTGTYGRRLLWETSADGREWSAGLPREDGDGWTIAGLDGRPARGDRVRLWHPVRARVDETLAWRERVLATGLTQPFKQAFREVYLLTPAEERTSTYSNRFAAHILRYRQANALMRARGWQAGYLGTWDGGYDSEATKLFGGGAWRASFHHQLVDADDPGDYDVHYCSTDQVRFARQDGATWRPAPVADVPPLVFTEAMRDVDLFVGVTSIATDPQWADRGEDRFRDYWHRTVVGPLTPSAQVRRDALARLLPRMAIAGRVTVADRYLHVRGNLRGYRIHLGSGNIMMEPNDAYLCIVPARGGTGRLHLPFEDDPMLSTILSKAIMLAADDRITDPTVLRQLAS
- a CDS encoding helix-turn-helix domain-containing protein, with the translated sequence MGSGELLPVGRRVAYWRGRRKLSQQVFADRLGKSKSWVDKVERGVRRLDKLSTLQEIARVLRIDAAALVGLDVEVVKPMNRGDGVDRIRAALSRYDIPLGKRVDRPVVPVDRMLRDVGYAWTTFQYARYPQVVDLVPDLLTHAQRTHAEAPVAGRVPLVEAYRITASVLVKLGDAELAWLAVDRAMLAATGDRELVAAAAVQLGQVLRALGRAREAKSALLAAAYRIAPPVVEHGTPAELSLCGALLVQAGLAAAQDGHEAAAGELFDEAAGMAERVGDGYDHHRTGFGPTAVDLARVAAAVEAGDAHAAVVRHERAIARSGWRWLPAEHRAAHLLDVARAYLHAGDAGNAARMVTEAERTAPAEIMYRPVARDILAEIARDPRAPTTVAQFVAMLGVG
- a CDS encoding helix-turn-helix domain-containing protein yields the protein MDSLPELTFGQRLKVYRERSGKTRAVLGGLVGRSAEWVKAVETDRILPPRVHMLDRMARALKVDVSALVGELSDRSAVVNGPEHPALASVRDAVNRFSISADVPPESLSGLRARLDAAWRARHQASDHRTVLGGVLPGLLRDVQRAAIVYEGGERRQAQALLAETLGLAQMFLAYQPAAELLWRVADRAMVAAQESGDPEAVACAGWFLCQVHRDAGDWDTAMVVTLDVLSALEPYTDDANPNLLALWGAVNFEAAYTAARAGEEGRAWRFWDRADRVAHRLPADFYQPQTSFSRVVMGAHAVTVSVELQKSGEAVRQARRHDAAAIPSRPRRARHLIEVARAHYGKNDTEAAVAFLGQAYQSAPETIRFNGYARQITLDLLDGPRSTREEAHDLAMKVGLVS
- a CDS encoding TetR/AcrR family transcriptional regulator, coding for MVNDAREALLDRCVGLLKDGGFSQLSLRDIASGVGSSHRMLIYHFGSREGLLTEVVRRVEAEQRAALAALAAELDDPVETSRRFWQRLADPALAPAERLFFEIYAHALFEKSWTEPFRASVIAAWAGPVEELFVHFGWAAPEARRRARLSLAATRGLLLDLLITGDRGVLDDAAELFAQLVTARPPTAA